AGCGTCTCGGTGAGCCGGCGACACTCGCGCCCGTCGGCCGCGTATCCGAGCGGACGAGCGGCCAGATTGCTCGACACGTAGCTAGTCACCGGGGGCGAACCGCGGTGGTGTGTGGTCGGGCGTCTACCGGTCCAGCCCGAGATCGTTGCTCATCGAGTTGCCGGGTCGCGGAATCCCCTTCGCGGTGTAGGTCTCGCCGGCGACGAAGGAGGCGGCGGGCGAGGAGAGGAAGACGGCGAGGTCGGCAATCTCCTCCGGGTAGCCGATGCGGCGGTGGGTCTGGTCGCGGTCGGGCATGTCCGACTCGTCGATGCCGAGCGTCTGGGCGACGCCGGGCGTCTGGATGAGTCCGGGGGCGATGCAGTTGACCCGGACGCCGTCGTCGGACCACTCGGTCGCGAGCGTCTCGGTCAGTCGGATGATGCCGGCCTTGGCCGCGCCGTAGTGACTCTCGCCCGGGGCGGCGTGCTGGCCGTTGACCGAGGCCATGTTGATGATGACGCCTTCCGTCTCGCCGTTGCGGAGATACTTCCCGGCGACGTTACAACAGCGGTAGGTGCCACCGAGGTTCAGATCGGTGACGGACTCCCAGCCGTTCTCGGAGATGTCCTCGAAATTGGCGACGAACTCGCCGCCGGCGTTGTTGATAACCACGTCGAGCCCGCCGAGCTCGTCGGCGGCGTTCTCGAAGAACGCTTCCACGTCGTCGCGGTCGCGCACGTCACACTCGAAGGCGACGGCCTCGCCCGGCACGTCGGCGTCGTTGATGTCGTCGGCGACGGGACCGACGCGGTCCATCGACCGCGAACAGATGGCCACGTCCGCGCCCGCGGCGGCGAACGTCTCCGCGATTGACTGCCCGATACCCTGTGATGCGCCTGTGATGAGGACGCGCTTGCCCTCCACGCTGAAGTCCGGTTGCTGCATAGCGGAGTGGCTCGCGCGACCCACTTCGCTCTATCGTTCGCGTCGCCCGAGCAGGAGGATGCCACCGAGGATCGCGAGGCCGGCGGCGAACAAGAGCACGACGAGAACGAGGGGGCCGCTGTTCCCGAGCAGGAAGGTTCGGACGGCGGCGACCGCGAGCGCGAGCACGGCGACGAGCGCGCCGACGAGCCACCCCGACGGCGAGAACTCCTCCTCGGAGCGTCGTGGTTCGACCATACGAGAGGAAGTGGCGACAGCCGTATGCCTCTGTCGGAACGCCTACCTTCCCCCTCTCGCATACGCCGGTATGCGACAGCTTCGATTCCGCGACCCCGACGGTGACGTACGACTCGGCGAACTCGACGGCGACGAGGTTACCGCCTTCCCGAAGCAGGCCAGCCGACTCGACTCGACAGCGACGTTCTCACGTGAGGCAGTCGAGACGCTTCCCCCGTGTGAGCCGTCGAAAATCGTCTGCGTCGGGCGCAACTACGCCGACCACGCTGAGGAGATGGGCAGCGACGTGCCCGACCGGCCGCTCTTTTTCCTGAAGCCGCTGAACGCGGTCGCGAGCGACGGGGACGACCTGACGCTGCCGAGCGGAAAACAGCGACTCGACTACGAGGCCGAGATTGCGGTCGTCATCGGCGAGCGCGCGACGGACCTCGACGAGCACGAGGCGATGGAGTACGTCGCCGGCTTCACCTGCATGAACGACGTGTCCAACCGCGACGACCAGCAGGAGGAACAAAACTGGGTCCGCGGGAAGGCGTTCGACGACAGCGCACCGCTCGGGCCCGTGCTCGCGACGCCGGACGAGGTGCCCGAGGACGCGCACATCCAGTGTCGCGTCAACGGCGAGACCAGACAGGACTCCACGCGCGAGCATTTCATCTTCTCCGTCCCCGAGCTGCTGGCTGACATCACGAGCTACGTCACCCTCGAACCCGGCGACGTGCTCTCGACCGGAACGCCGGAGGGCGTCGGTCCGCTCGACGACGGCGACACCGTCGAGGTGGAACTGGAAGGCGTCGGCACGCTCACGAATACGGTGACGATTCCGTAACGCGAGCGGGCCAGTTTTATCGCGGTCGGGGGGCGAGAGACGAGTATGGTGCGACGCTACGAGTGGGTCGTGTACGGACTGCTCACGGCGACGGCACTGCTCGGTGTCGTGTTGTGGGGTCGGCTCCCCGATTCGATGGCGATTCACTTCTCCGGGGGCGGAACCCCCAACACGTTCGTCCCGAAGCCGGTCGGCGTGGTGCTCGCGCCGGCAATCGGTATCGGCGCGGTGGTGATTATGCAACACGGACCGTCGGGGCTGTCGAGGAGCTACGAGTCGCCGGCGATGAAGCGCGCGAGCGCGCTGTTTGCCGGCAGCGTGGTCGCGCTCGCACAGCTGTACGTGTACGCGTGGAACCTCGGCTACCGGTATCCGACGTGGATGCTCCTCACGCCGGTGTTTGCCGGCGCTGTCGTGCTCATCGCCTACCGCTGGCGGACGGAGGGGATGACGTGAGCCTCCGCCGCGTCGACATCGTCGGCGCCGGCGCGACCCTGCTGACAGCGCTCGGACTCGCAGCCGTGTACGGGCGACTCCCCGAACGGCTCGCAACCCACTGGAACCTCGCGAACGAGGTGGACGCCACGATGACGAAGCCCGTCTTCGTCGCCGTCTCGCTCGCGCTCGTCGCCGGAACGTACGGCTTCATGCGCGTCGTGCCGCGGCTCGATCCCGACGCCGACGTGTCGGAGCCGCTGTACGAGACGGTCGTTATCGTGACGGTCGGGTTCATCGTCGCCGTGAACGCCTACGTCGTCGCTGTGAATCTCGGCTATCCGATTCCCGTCGACGTTGCCGTTCCCGTCGCGCTGGCAGGACTGTACGCCGCGCTCGGGACGGCGATGGTGCGATTCGACGCCTCGACGCACGGGGCGTGGCCGACGACACCGGCGGGCCGCGCGTACGTGGCCGCCGTACTCGGCCGGAGCTTCCAGCTCGCGGCGGTATTGGTGCTGGCCGCGCTCGCGTTCCCCGCCTATACGACGCCGCTGGTCGTCGGTATCACCGTGGTCGCGCCGCCGCTCGCGCTCGGGTACGCCGCGGTGACGCTGGAGAAGTCGGGGCGACGGACACCCTGAAACCCCCCCGGCGAGAAGCCCGACTCATGAGCACCGAACGGTTCCTGTTCGTCTCGGCCGACGCCGCACTGATTACCGACCTCGCCTGGCAGGTCCACGAGGAAGGCCACGACGTGAAATACTACATCGACGCCGAGTCGGACGAGGAAATCGGCGACGGCTTCGTCCCCAAGACCGAGGACTGGCGCGGCGAGGTGGAGTGGGCCGACGTGATTATCTTCGACGACATCTGGGTCGGTTCCGACATCGGGACGGGCGAACTCGCACAGGAGTTGCGCGAGCAGGGGAGGGCCGTCGTCGGCGGGACGCCGAACACGGACCGGCTGGAGGAGGACCGCGGCTACGCGATGGACGTCCTCGAATCCGAGGGCGTCAACACGGTCGAACACCACGTCTTCGAGTCGTTCGAGGCGGGGATTCGCCACGTCGAGGAACACCCCGCACCGTACGTCATCAAGCCGCTGGGCGAGGTGCAGAACGTGAAGCGACTGCTGTACGTCGGCAACGAGGACGACGGCAGCGACGTGGTGGACGTGTTGCGCGCCTACGAGAAGGCGTGGGGCCACCGGATGAAAGGGTTTCAGCTCCAGCGGAAAGTCGAGGGCGTCGAGGTCGCCGTCTGTGGCTTCTTCGACGGGGAGCAGTTCATCGACCGCGTCAACTTCAATTTCGAGCACAAGAAGCTGTTTCCCGGCAACATCGGCCCCTCGACCGGCGAGATGGGGACCTCGATGTTCTGGGCGGGAAAGAACGAACTGTTCGAGGAGACGCTCGGGAAGCTCGAAGAGTGGCTCGCAGAGGAGGGGTACGTCGGGAGTATCGACCTCAACTGCATCGTGAACGAGACGGGCATCTATCCGCTCGAGTTCACCCCGCGGTTCGGCTACCCGACCATCGCCTTACAGGAGGAGTCGCTTGACTCCGGCACCGGGGCGTTCTTCGCCGCGCTCGCCCGCGGCGAGAACCCATCGCCCGAGGTACATACGGGGTATCAGGTCGGCGTCCGGGTCGTCCTCCCGCCGTTCCCGTTCGACGACGAGAAGACCTACGACGAGAACTCCCGCAACGCGGCCGTCGTCTTCCAGTCGGAGTCGCGCGAGGGCATTCACTTGGAGGATACGAAACGCGTCGACGGCCAGTGGCGCGCGGCCGGCGAGAGCGGGATGCCGCTCGTCGTCACGGGGAAAGGCGAGACGATGCACGCCGCTCGCGAGCAGGCGTACGGGCGGGTCGACGACGTGCTCATCCCGAACCTCTACTACCGGGACGACATCGGCGAGCGCTGGGTGGACGGCGACGGCGACAGATTGCAGGCGTGGGGGTATCTCGGGCCGGGTAACTAGCGGGGCCGCGCGGACGACCGCGAAAATCAAGGCGAAAGCGAAAGCCCGGGAGAGGGACACCGTTAAGCCTCAAGCTACCACACCTGGGGACAACGACGCCGAGCGGTGAGACGCCAAGCTGCTCCCGCCAGGACGACCCAGATAGATTCATGAAGGTACTCGGCATTGTCGGTCCCGCTGATTCGGGAAAGACGAGGCTCACGGAGCGGCTCGCCCGCGCGCTCGACGGGCGCGTCGCGACGGTCAAGCATCTGACGCACGCACCCGACATCGACACGACGGGCAAAGACACCGCCCGCCACCGTGCGGCCGGCGCGGAGACGACGTACGGACTCACCGACGAGGGCGGCTGGTTCGCGACCGGCGAGACGCGAACGCTCGACGGGACGCTCGCCGCACTTGCACCCGACTACGAGTACGCACTCGTCGAGGGGTACAGCGACGCGCAGCTTCCACAGGTGGAACTCGGCGGGCGGACAGGAGACGGGGAGACGCTGCTCGAAGCCGCCGACGCAGCGGCTGTCGATATCGAGGAGCTGAAAACCCAGATCGAGGCGACCGGGCCGTTCGAAACGCTCGGCTCGCTCGTGGCACGGGTGAAAGCAAGCAGCGACGGCGACCGTGCGGGTGCGATTGCGACGTTCACCGGCCGAGTTCGCGCCAAGGACGACCCCGGAGACACCCCGACGGAGCGGCTCGACTTCGAGAAGTACGACGCCGTCGCCAACGAGCGGCTCCGGACCATCAGACGCGACCTCGAATCACGGGACGGCGTGTTCGAGGTGCGACTCCACCACCGGACGGGAGCCATCGAAGCCGGCGAGGACATCGTGTTCGTCGTCGTGCTCGCGGGCCACCGGGCGGAGGCGTTCACGGCCGTCGAAGACGGTATCGACCGGCTGAAAGACGAGGTCCCGATATTCAAGAAGGAGGTCACCGTCACCGACGACTACTGGGTCGACGCCGACGGCTGAATCGAGCGGGCGACTGCCGTGGAAGAAGGAACGGCGGCGGGGAGTCGTCGACGCGGCTAATCCGTGTCTGCTGTTCCCGGCGACGGTCTCGTGAATCCCGTTACGGCTCCATCGACGAAGCGCAGAGTCGACGGTATCACACAGGTGGAAACGCCTAAGTTTAGGCTTACCTAATCAGCGCCGTGAGCAGACGGTGAGTGACACCGAGGTGTGCGTCGTCGGCGCGGGGCCGGCCGGCGCGCTCGTGGCGAACAGGCTGGCGAGCGCCGGCCACGACGTGACGATACTGGAGGCCGGTCCCCGGTTCGAGGAGCGCGACACGGAGCGGATGGAGCAGGCGCTTCGCCCGGGGCTGTCGGACCTCGGCGTCTGGGGGATGGGCGGCCCCCGGGACGCCTTCTCCACGACCGGGCGATTCTACCCGCTGAACAGCACGCGCGTGAAGGGCGTCGGCGGCTCGACGAACCACTGGCAGGGGATGGTGTACCGACTCCACGAGGCCGACTTCGCCGGCGAGAACAACGGCCCGGCGTGGCCAATCTCGTACGACGACCTCCGGCCGTACTATCTCGCCGCGGAGCGAGCTATCGGCGTCGCGGGCGACTCGGAGAATCCGTACGCGCCTCCCCGCGAGGAACCGCATCCGATGGGCGCGTTTCCGCCCTCCTACTCGGACTCGCTGTTCGCCGAGGGGTGCCAGCAGGTCGGCGTCACGACCCACTCGGTCGGGAACGCGCGCAACTCCGAGGCGTACGACGACCGGGCGGCGTGTGTCGGCTACGGCACCTGCAAGCCGGTGTGTCCCTCGGGAGCGCGGTACGACGCCACCCACACGATTGCTGCCGCCGAGGAACGCGGCGTCGAGGTCATCGCGAACGCGCCGGTCCAGCGGCTCGACACCGACGCGTCGGGCGAGCAGGTGACCCGCGCCGTCTACGTCCGGGAGGGTAGCGAGCGCGAACTGACGGCCGACCGGTTCGTGCTCGCGGCCGGCGGCATCGAGATTCCGCGGCTCCTCCTGCTGTCGGCCGACGACAGCCACCCGGACGGGTTGGCGAACGGCTCCGGTGCCGTCGGGCGCTACTTCCACGAACACGTCTTCGCCGGCACGGGCGGGCGCATCGACGAGCCGACCCGCCAGAACCACGTCGGGTTCATCACCTCCGAGAGCCACCAGTTCTACGACGAACCCGGCGCGGGCACGGAGACGATTCCGGACAGCGACGAGCCGCTCGCCCCGTTCAAACTGGAGTTTCTCAACTACGGCGGACCGTCCGGCACCGGACAGGCTATCGTTCGCCGTGCGCTTTCCAGCGATAGCTGGGGCGACGACCTCCTCGCGGAGTTGCGCGAGGGCTACGGGAATCAGTTAGCGATGGGTGGGCTCGTCGGCCAGCCACCGCGTGCCGAGAACCGCATCCGGCTGGACGAGGGGACGACGGACGACCACGGAAACCCAGTCCCCGAAATCCAGTGGACGCTCGATGAGACGACGAAACGGACGATTCGCCGCGCGACCGAAATCCAACGCCACATCTTCGAGGCGGTGGGCGCGCGCATCGAGTGGCAGACGACGCCCGAGACGACCGGCCCGGCCGCCCACCACATGGGAACCACCCGGATGAGTAGCGACCCCGAGTCGGGCGTCGTCCGTCCCGACTGCCGGACCCACGAGGTGTCGAATCTGTGGGTCGCCTCGTCGTCGGTGTTCCCGAACGGCGGGGCGTTGAATCCGACGCTCACCATCGCCGCGCTCGCACTGTTGTGTGCGGATTCGGTCGCCGAAAGTTTGTGAGCCAGTGACATTCTGGGAGTAGATTCTTCTCATTCCACTCGAAAGAACAGATGTCTGATGCCCAATCCCGTCTGCTGACCGGCGTTCACGCACGTCGGTTACGCTCGCACCGTTTTCGACCGACGGGATTCACCAATGACAGGAACGATACTCGCAACACGGACAGCGGACGGAACAGGAGAGACAGACGAACTTGAACGGTTGGCCGAGACAGCCGGCTACGACGTACTCGGGACGGTCACCGCGACCGGGCCACGCGACGCGACGTACAACCTCACGCCGGGAGCAGTCACCGACCTCGAAGCCCGGGTGCGAGAGACTGGCGCGACCCGCGTCGTGGTCGATAACGACCTCACGCCCGGACAGGCACACAACATCGCGACGCGACTCCCGGACGAGGTTGAACTCATGGACCGACGACGGCTGGTGCTCACTGTGTTCGAACAGGGAGCCGGGAGCAAGGTCGCACGGCTTCAGGTTCGGCTCGCGCGACTGGAGTATGAACTACCTCGGCTTCGGGCGGCCATCAACCGCGACGAGGCGACCGAGATAACGAGACACGACGAGGAGGGGAAACCAATCGAGGACCACAAGCGGCGTATCGACGCGACGAAACAGCGGCTGGCACAGCTATCTGACCCGACTGCTGACCGACTGGCGCGTCGGGCGAAGGCAGGGTTCGATACGGTCGCACTCGTCGGCTACACCAACGCTGGGAAGACGACGCTCCTGCGGCGACTGGCCGACGAACTGGCCCTCAATTCCGACCACCACGACGACGAGTCCGGCGAGCCGACCGTCCGCGACCAGCTATTCGAGACGCTCAACACGACGACCCGCCGCGCGACCTGTTCGGGACGACGGCTACTGTTAACCGATACCGTCGGGTTCGTCTCCGGCCTGCCCCACGAGTTCGTCGCCGCCTTCGAGTCGACGATGGCGAGTGCACGCCACGCCGAACTCGTCTTGCTCGTCGTGGACGGCTCCGACCCGCGTGCAGACATCGAGCGTAAACTGACCGTCGCCAAGGAGCAACTGACCGACGCCGATGGGACGGTTCTCCCAGTTGTGAACAAAATCGACCGGATAGACGACAGCAAGCGGGCCGAGATTGTCGAACTGTTCGAGACACCGCCGGTTTGGGTGAGTGCGACCGACGGCTCGCTTGACGCGTTGCGCGTGGCGATTGTCGACGCACTTCCGACCGCAGAAACGACGCTGACCGTACCGAACAGCGATGGCGCAATGACACTCGTCTCGTGGTGTTATGACCACGCCGAGGTGCGCGAGATACAGTACGGCGACGAGATAGCGATACGAGTGGCCGGCAAGCCGTCGGTCATCGAGGAAGCAGAGCGAAAAGCAACTAACGTGGAGTTACCGGTTCAGTAATCCCACCGCTCGATGGCGATTTTCTTGTCGGTGTAGAAGTGGATCATATCTTCGCCCTGCGCGTGGAGGTCACCGAAGAAGGAGTCCTTCTGCCCGCCGAAGTGGAAGAAGGCCATCGGCGCGGCGGTGCCGGCGTTGATAGCGAGGTTGCCGGCCTCGGCGTCCTCCTTGAACTTCCGGGCGTCGCGCCCGCTGTCGGTGAACAGACTCGCCGCATTGCCGAACCGGCTCTGGTTCATCGTCTCGATTGCCTCGTCGATATCCGAGACGGTGGCCAGCGAGAGCACCGGGCCGAAGATCTCCTCGTCGACGATGGTCATGCCGGGTTCGACGTTCTCGAACAGGCAGGGACCGAGGAAGTTGCCGTCGCCGTCCGCCTCCCAGTCGCGGCCGTCGTGGATGAGGTCGGCCCCCTCGTCGATGCCCGTCTGTATCATCTCGCGAACCGACTCCTCGTGTTCGGGCGTGATGAGCGGGCCGATGGTGGTCTCGTCGTCGAGTCCGTTGCCGAGCACCTGCGACTCGACTTCCTCGAGCGCCGCTGCCCGGAACTCGTCGTACACCGACTCGTCGACGAGCACCACGTCGTTGGCGAGACACCGCTCGCCCGAGCAGGCCAGCGCGGAGTTGACGGACTGCTCTGCGGCGAACTCCACGTCGGCGGATTCGGCGACGATGACGTGATTCTTCGCGCCGCCCTGGGCCTGCACGCGCTTGCCATTGGCGGCGGCCGTCTCGTAGACGTGCCGGGCGATTGGCGTACTGCCGACGAAGGAGACGCCTTCCACGTCGTCGTGTTCGAGCAGGGCGTTGACGGTGTCGGGACCGCCGTTGAGCAGGCTGACGACCCCCGGCGGGAAGCCGGCCTCGTCGATGAGTTCGAACAGGTACTGCGAGGTGAGCGGGTCGCGCTCGCTCGGCTTGAGGACGAAGGCGTTGCCCGTCGCGACGGCGTACGGGAGGAACCACAGCGGAATCATCCCCGGGAAGTTGAACGGCGTAATCGCCGTGTATACGCCCTGTGGCTGGCGGACGGCGCTCTCGTCGATATCCGGCGCGGCGTGTTGAAGCGTGCCCGACTGCATCATCGACGGTATGCCGCAGGCGACTTCGACGTTCTCGATACCGCGGCGGAGTTCCCCGCGCGCTTCGCCCAGCGTTTTCCCGTGTTCCTCGACCAGCGTGCGCGCCATGTCGTCTTGATGCTCCTCGAGGAGTTCCTTCAGCTTGAACAGCGGCTGGATGCGCTCCTCGACGGGCTGTTTGCTCCACGTCTCGAAGGCGTCGAGCGCCTCGCCGACCGTCTCGTCGACGTCCGACTCCGAGCTGAATCGCGTCGTCGCGAGCGTCTCTCCCGTCGCCGGATTGACGACCGGGTGCGACTCGTCGCCGGTCGGGTCGGTCCACTCCCCGCCCGCGTAGTTGCGTACGGTCTCGGTTCCCGTGACTGCGCCAAATGGTGCCATGGGACAGAGGCGTGACAGAGGGGTATAAATCTTGATTCGCCGTTAGCTTCGCCGCGGGCTGTCGGGCGCGAGCGCATCGTCGTACAGCCGGACGAACAGCTCCTCGATTTCCGTCTGTGTGGGTTTGCGCGGATTGTTGTCGGGCGACCCCGAGTCGATGGCGTCCTGTGCCATCTTCTCGACCACGTCGAGATACTCCTCGCGGGGCGGGACCGTCCCGTACTCGTCGAGGTAGTCGGCGAGGTCGATGTCCGAACAGAGGTCGTGGACACCCTCCACGGCGGCCTCGGCCGCGGCGCGGTCGCTCATCTCCTCGTCGGCGACGCCCATCGTCCGGGCGATATCGGCGTAGTCTTCGGGCGCGGCGATGAGTGAAAACTCCATCACGTACGGGAGGAGGAGTCCGTTGGCCAACCCGTGCGGGATGTGGAGTTGTGCGCCGAGGGGCCGCGCCATCCCGTGGACGAGCGCGACCGAGGAGTTCGTGAACGCCTGTCCCGCCTGAAGTTGGCCGATGAGCGTCTCCGTCCGGGCTTCGATGTTCTCGCCGTTGGCCCACGCCTTGGGGAGCGCGTCGGCCATCCGCCGGATGGCGTTGGTCGCGAAGTCGTCGGAGACGCTGTAGGACTTGACGGAAACGTACGCCTCGATGGCGTGGGTGAGCGCGTCGATACCGGTGAAGGCGGTGTGGCTCTGCGGGAGCGACACCGTGAGTTCGGGGTCCTCGATGGCGACGGTCGGGACGACGTTCTTCGAGACGATGAGGAACTTCGTGGACGTGGACTCGTCGCTGACGACGACAGACCGGGTCGCCTCGCTGCCGGTGCCCGTCGTCGTGTTGACCGCGATAATCGGCGGCGTCGGGTTCGGCACCCCCTCGTAGCCGGCCTTGTCGACGCCGAAGTCACGGATGTTGCCGTCGTTGGCCGCGAGAATGCCGACTCCCTTCCCCGTGTCAATCGAGGAGCCACCCCCGAGCGTGACGATAACGTCACAGCCACCCTCGACGTACCGCTCGTGGGCGGCCTCGATGTTCTCGACGGTCGGGTCCGGGCGTACGTCGTCGTAGACGACGACCTCGACCCCGGCATCGGTGAGCAACTGCTCGATGCGCTCCCCGTGGATATCGTAGATTTCGGCGGAGGCGACCAGCAAGGCGGTGTCGCCGTAGGTGTCGGCGTACTCGCCGACCGTTTCGACGGCTCCGCGACCCAGTTCGATTTTCCCCGGCGAGACGACGAGCCGAGATTCGTGTGCCGGTGTACCAGATGGCATGGTCGTGTGTCACAACCACACGACATAGATGTTACGAGAGGGGGACTCTCAATACGGAGCGACCGGCGAGGCGAGCAGTCCGGCGTCGACGAGCAGGAGCACGGCGACGACGGCCCCGGCACGGAAGAACGGTCGGGCTTCGCGGGCCGGCTCCCGGAGTTTGTCGGCGTCGAGTCCCTCGCGGAGCCGCGCGCTGCCGATTTCGACGAGCGCCGTGAGCACGAGCCAGAGCACGAGCATCGCGAGCACGAGGTGGCCACGGAACGTTCCGGTGAGCATCTCGATGGTGTAGAAGTTCCCTGCCTGGTGGCCGCCCGTCAGGAAGAGGACGACGGCCGAGCTCCGGGAGACGGTCGTGAGCCGGCCGGCGATCTGTTTGAGCGCGTCCGGCTGGATGTTGCCGGCGACGGCAGTTGGGTTCACGGCGAGCGCGACGTAGAGCACGCTCCCGGTGAGCAGTGCACCGAAGACCATGTGAAGCACGTAGGAGATTGCGTCGACAACCATATTCCGAAGTAGGGGGCGGGCATCCTGAATCCACCGCTCGCGGCGCGTAGCTGACCGGCGGTCGTGCGTTTGCACGCGGTGTGAGTATCCACCGCTCGTGTACGGCGCACGCGGTGTGAGCATCCACCGTTCGTGCACCACGCACGCGGTGTGAGCACGCTTAAGAGTGCCCCGCCGTTTTCACCGAGTATGGAACCACGAGACCTCTCGACCCACGTCCCCTACGAGGCGGGCCGTGGCATCGAGGAGACCGCCCGCGAGCTCGGGATGGACCCCGACGAGCTGGTGAAGCTCTCCTCGAACGAGAACGCGTGGGGACCGTCGCCGAAGGCGGTCGTCGCGCTCCGGGAGTCGGCTGCGACGGTCCACGCCTATCCGAAGGCCTCACACGCCGACCTGACTGCGGCCCTCGCGGACCGGTTTTCGGTCGCAGACGAGCAGGTGTGGCTCGCCAACGGCGGCGACGGTGCCCTCGATTATCTCGCTCGCGCCCTCCTCGCACCCGGCGACGAGGTGCTCGTCTCGGACCCCGGCTTCGCCTACTACGCCATGTCCGCCCGCTTCCACCACGGACAGGTGAACGAGTACCCGATTCGGAAGGAAGACGACTTCGAGCAGACCGCCGCGGGCGTGCTCGAGCACTACGACGGCGAGCGAATCGTCTACGTCACCTCGCCGCACAACCCCGCCGGCACGGAGATGCCACTCGAGGAAGTGACGAAGCTGGCCGACGCCACCGACGAGGAGACGCTCGTCGTCGTGGACGAGGCGTACGGCGAGTTCTCCGAGACCCCCTCCGCGGTCGAACTCACCCACGAGCGCGACGACGTGGCCGTCCTCCGAACCTTCTCGAAGGCGTTCGGGCTGGCCGGCTGTCGGCTCGGCTACGCCATCGTCCCCCACGACTGGAGCGAGGCGTACGCCCGCGTCAACACCCCCTTCGCGGCGAGTGAACTCGCCTGTCGCGCCGGCCTCGCTGCCCTCGATGACACGGAGCACGTCGAACGGACCGTCGAGGGCGTCCGCGACGCCCGCGAGTACATGTACGACAACCTCGACTGTCCGACCTGGGAGTCGCAGGGGAACTTCGTGCTCGCGGAGGTGGGCGACGGCACCCGCGTCTTCGAGGCCGCGAAACAGGAGGGCGTCATCATCCGCGACACCTCCTCCTTCGGCCTGCCGGAGTGTGTTCGCATCACCGCCGGCACGCCCGCCATGACCGAACGCGCCGTCGAGGTCATCAACGGGGCACTATGAGGGTCGCCGTCACCGGGACGCCGGGGACGGGCAAGACCACCGCCGTCGACGCCGTGGAGACGGCCCTCGACGTGGTGCATCTGAACGAGGTCATCAAATCCGAAGGGTTCGACACCGGACGCGACGGCCAGCGCGGCTCGCTCGTCGCCGACATGGACGCGCTCGGTGAGTGGCTCGGCGACCGCGACTGTCTCGTCGAGTCGCATCTCGCCCACCACTTCCCAGCCGACCGGGTCATCGTCCTCCGGTGTCACCCCGACGACCTCGAAGCGCGGCTCACCGAGCGCGGCGAGAGCGCGGAGAAGGCCAGCGAGAATGCAGAGGCAGAAGCACTCGATGTCGTGCTCTCGGAGGCCGTCGCGAACCACGGGCAGGACTCCGTCTACGAAATCGACACGACCGACCGGACGCCCGAGGAAGTGGCACGCGAAATCGAGGCCGTCGTCGCCGGCGAGCGCGAGCCGTCGGCCGGCACGGTCGATTTCATCGGGTGGCTATGACCCTCGACCAGTATCGCAGCGTCTCCGACCGCCTGCTCGCTCCCGTCGTCCGGGTCGCGATTCGGCTCGGCCTGACGCCGAACGCCATCTCCGTCGTCGCCATCGCCACGGCGGGCGCAGCAGGCGCGGCCTACTGGCTCGCCGCCCCCGGCTCGCTGTTGTATCTGCTCGGCGCGTTCCTCGTGCTCGCGAACGGGCTGCTCGACGTGCTCGACGGGATGGTCGCCCGCCAGACCGAGACCGACTCGCCGGGCGGTGACCTCATCGACCACGTGCTCGACCGCTACGC
This portion of the Halosegnis longus genome encodes:
- a CDS encoding iron-containing alcohol dehydrogenase, with the protein product MPSGTPAHESRLVVSPGKIELGRGAVETVGEYADTYGDTALLVASAEIYDIHGERIEQLLTDAGVEVVVYDDVRPDPTVENIEAAHERYVEGGCDVIVTLGGGSSIDTGKGVGILAANDGNIRDFGVDKAGYEGVPNPTPPIIAVNTTTGTGSEATRSVVVSDESTSTKFLIVSKNVVPTVAIEDPELTVSLPQSHTAFTGIDALTHAIEAYVSVKSYSVSDDFATNAIRRMADALPKAWANGENIEARTETLIGQLQAGQAFTNSSVALVHGMARPLGAQLHIPHGLANGLLLPYVMEFSLIAAPEDYADIARTMGVADEEMSDRAAAEAAVEGVHDLCSDIDLADYLDEYGTVPPREEYLDVVEKMAQDAIDSGSPDNNPRKPTQTEIEELFVRLYDDALAPDSPRRS
- a CDS encoding CopD family protein, whose translation is MVVDAISYVLHMVFGALLTGSVLYVALAVNPTAVAGNIQPDALKQIAGRLTTVSRSSAVVLFLTGGHQAGNFYTIEMLTGTFRGHLVLAMLVLWLVLTALVEIGSARLREGLDADKLREPAREARPFFRAGAVVAVLLLVDAGLLASPVAPY
- a CDS encoding CoA-acylating methylmalonate-semialdehyde dehydrogenase; this translates as MAPFGAVTGTETVRNYAGGEWTDPTGDESHPVVNPATGETLATTRFSSESDVDETVGEALDAFETWSKQPVEERIQPLFKLKELLEEHQDDMARTLVEEHGKTLGEARGELRRGIENVEVACGIPSMMQSGTLQHAAPDIDESAVRQPQGVYTAITPFNFPGMIPLWFLPYAVATGNAFVLKPSERDPLTSQYLFELIDEAGFPPGVVSLLNGGPDTVNALLEHDDVEGVSFVGSTPIARHVYETAAANGKRVQAQGGAKNHVIVAESADVEFAAEQSVNSALACSGERCLANDVVLVDESVYDEFRAAALEEVESQVLGNGLDDETTIGPLITPEHEESVREMIQTGIDEGADLIHDGRDWEADGDGNFLGPCLFENVEPGMTIVDEEIFGPVLSLATVSDIDEAIETMNQSRFGNAASLFTDSGRDARKFKEDAEAGNLAINAGTAAPMAFFHFGGQKDSFFGDLHAQGEDMIHFYTDKKIAIERWDY
- the hflX gene encoding GTPase HflX — protein: MTGTILATRTADGTGETDELERLAETAGYDVLGTVTATGPRDATYNLTPGAVTDLEARVRETGATRVVVDNDLTPGQAHNIATRLPDEVELMDRRRLVLTVFEQGAGSKVARLQVRLARLEYELPRLRAAINRDEATEITRHDEEGKPIEDHKRRIDATKQRLAQLSDPTADRLARRAKAGFDTVALVGYTNAGKTTLLRRLADELALNSDHHDDESGEPTVRDQLFETLNTTTRRATCSGRRLLLTDTVGFVSGLPHEFVAAFESTMASARHAELVLLVVDGSDPRADIERKLTVAKEQLTDADGTVLPVVNKIDRIDDSKRAEIVELFETPPVWVSATDGSLDALRVAIVDALPTAETTLTVPNSDGAMTLVSWCYDHAEVREIQYGDEIAIRVAGKPSVIEEAERKATNVELPVQ
- a CDS encoding GMC family oxidoreductase, with translation MSDTEVCVVGAGPAGALVANRLASAGHDVTILEAGPRFEERDTERMEQALRPGLSDLGVWGMGGPRDAFSTTGRFYPLNSTRVKGVGGSTNHWQGMVYRLHEADFAGENNGPAWPISYDDLRPYYLAAERAIGVAGDSENPYAPPREEPHPMGAFPPSYSDSLFAEGCQQVGVTTHSVGNARNSEAYDDRAACVGYGTCKPVCPSGARYDATHTIAAAEERGVEVIANAPVQRLDTDASGEQVTRAVYVREGSERELTADRFVLAAGGIEIPRLLLLSADDSHPDGLANGSGAVGRYFHEHVFAGTGGRIDEPTRQNHVGFITSESHQFYDEPGAGTETIPDSDEPLAPFKLEFLNYGGPSGTGQAIVRRALSSDSWGDDLLAELREGYGNQLAMGGLVGQPPRAENRIRLDEGTTDDHGNPVPEIQWTLDETTKRTIRRATEIQRHIFEAVGARIEWQTTPETTGPAAHHMGTTRMSSDPESGVVRPDCRTHEVSNLWVASSSVFPNGGALNPTLTIAALALLCADSVAESL